Proteins encoded together in one Carya illinoinensis cultivar Pawnee chromosome 3, C.illinoinensisPawnee_v1, whole genome shotgun sequence window:
- the LOC122302432 gene encoding vesicle transport v-SNARE 13-like — protein MSEVFEGYERQYCELSANLSRKCTASCALHGEQKKQKVAEIKSGIDEAESLIRKMDLEARSLQPNIKAVLLAKLREYKSDLNNLKSEVKRIVSGNLNAAARDELLESGMADALTASADQRTRLMMSTERLGKSGDRIKESRRTILETEELGVSILQDLHSQRQSLLHAHNTLHGVDDNIGKSKRILTAMSRRMAKNKWIIGIIIAVLVIAVILILYFKLSK, from the exons ATGAGTGAGGTTTTTGAAGGATACGAACGCCAATACTGCGAGCTCTCCGCGAACCTTTCAAGAAAGTGTACGGCGTCTTGTGCTCTCCATGGAG AGCAAAAGAAACAGAAAGTTGCCGAGATAAAGTCCGGAATTGATGAAGCGGAATCTTTG ATCCGAAAAATGGATCTGGAAGCAAGAAGTTTGCAGCCTAATATTAAGGCTGTCCTTCTTGCTAAGTTGAGGGAATATAAATCAGATCTGAACAATCTGAAAAGTGAAGTCAAAAGAATTGTATCTGGTAACTTAAATGCAGCTGCCAGAGATGAGTTGTTGGAATCGGGCATGGCAGACGCACTCACG GCATCTGCTGACCAGAGAACAAGATTAATGATGTCAACGGAGAGATTAGGCAAATCTGGTGACAGAATTAAGGAAAGCAGAAGAACCATACTGGAAACAGAGGAGCTTGGTGTTTCAATTCTTCAAGATTTGCATTCTCAGCGACAGTCTCTCTTGCATGCTCATAACACG CTGCATGGAGTGGATGATAACATAGGAAAGAGCAAGAGAATACTGACTGCCATGTCAAGGAGAATGGCTAAGAACAAGTGGATAATTGGCATCATTATTGCAGTTCTTGTCATCGCGGTCATCTTGATCttgtattttaaactttctaaATAG
- the LOC122303039 gene encoding pentatricopeptide repeat-containing protein At5g15340, mitochondrial, whose product MKWPSYRALPSLPHHFRSLLRACARRSSLDTGKKLHATIITTGLAASPDSFLHNALLHLYAACRDLCYAQKLFDGIPNSHKDTIDWTILMGCCARHGEPRNALHMFVKMGKEGVKVDDVAMVCVFNACAWLGDHLFGVQVHGCVVRMGLNASVKACNAVMDMYVKCEMLGEARRVFEEMEERSVVSWTVILDGVVKCEGVGSGRVVFDMMPDRNEVAWTIMIVGYVERGLVREALLLLGEMVFYCGLELNYVTLCSFLSASAQSGDVMMGKWVHVYALKTLGRQMDIMVGTALVDMYAKCGRVDAAYKVFKCMPRRNVVAWNAMLNGLAMHGRGKVVVDMFPRMVKEAEPDDVTFVSVLSACSHSGLVDKGGQYFHDLESVYGITPKLEHYACMVDLLGRAGRFEEAEILIKKMPMPPNEVVMGSVLGSCSVHGKLQVGERFLLELLQMDPQNTEYHILLSNMYALAGKRDKANYLRQILKNRGIKKVPGMSSIHVGGQVHRFSAGDKSHPQTTEIYITLDEMIRRLKLAGYAPNAASQVFSGCDNREGNMDHEQEEIEQALFSHSEKLAVCFGLISTRPGSPLYIFKNLRICQDCHSAIKIVSEIYDREIVVRDRNRFHCFKQGGCSCSDYW is encoded by the coding sequence ATGAAATGGCCAAGCTACCGTGCCCTCCCCTCACTCCCCCACCACTTCCGTTCCCTTCTTCGCGCCTGCGCTCGACGCTCCTCTCTCGACACGGGCAAGAAACTCCACGCCACTATCATCACCACTGGCCTTGCCGCTTCCCCGGACTCCTTTCTTCACAACGCCCTCCTTCACTTGTATGCTGCATGCCGTGACTTATGTTATGCACAAAAACTATTCGATGGAATTCCAAACTCGCACAAAGACACCATAGACTGGACCATCTTAATGGGCTGCTGTGCCCGACATGGGGAGCCGAGGAATGCGCTACATATGTTTGTTAAAATGGGCAAAGAGGGAGTGAAGGTCGATGATGTGGCAATGGTTTGCGTGTTCAATGCGTGTGCATGGTTGGGAGACCATTTGTTTGGCGTGCAAGTGCATGGTTGCGTGGTGAGGATGGGATTGAATGCTAGTGTGAAGGCGTGCAATGCAGTTATGGATATGTACGTGAAGTGTGAGATGTTGGGTGAAGCGAGGCGGGTGTTTGAAGAGATGGAGGAACGGAGTGTTGTGTCATGGACAGTGATCTTAGATGGTGTGGTTAAATGTGAAGGTGTGGGAAGTGGGAGGGTGGTGTTTGATATGATGCCAGATAGAAATGAGGTTGCGTGGACTATAATGATAGTGGGTTATGTGGAGAGAGGGCTTGTCCGGGAAGCACTGTTGCTTCTTGGCGAGATGGTTTTTTATTGTGGTTTGGAGTTGAATTATGTTACCCTTTGTTCGTTTTTATCAGCAAGTGCACAGTCGGGGGATGTGATGATGGGTAAGTGGGTTCATGTTTATGCCTTGAAGACACTAGGAAGGCAGATGGATATCATGGTGGGCACAGCTTTGGTAGATATGTATGCAAAATGTGGAAGAGTTGATGCTGCGTATAAGGTTTTTAAGTGTATGCCTCGAAGGAATGTGGTGGCGTGGAATGCTATGCTTAATGGCTTAGCCATGCATGGGCGGGGTAAAGTTGTGGTGGATATGTTTCCTCGTATGGTCAAAGAAGCCGAGCCAGATGATGTAACCTTCGTGTCTGTGTTAAGTGCCTGCAGTCACTCAGGTCTCGTTGATAAGGGTGGCCAATACTTCCATGACCTTGAATCTGTGTATGGCATTACGCCTAAATTAGAGCATTATGCTTGCATGGTGGACCTTCTTGGTCGGGCTGGCCGTTTTGAAGAAGCTGAGATTTTAATAAAGAAGATGCCAATGCCTCCAAACGAAGTGGTTATGGGATCCGTTCTGGGTTCCTGCAGTGTTCACGGAAAGCTACAAGTGGGTGAACGCTTTCTGCTAGAGCTCTTACAAATGGATCCCCAAAACACGGAATATCATATCCTGCTTTCAAATATGTATGCTTTAGCAGGAAAGCGGGACAAGGCTAATTACCTCAGGCAGATTCTTAAAAATAGAGGAATTAAAAAGGTGCCCGGAATGAGTTCAATTCATGTTGGTGGTCAAGTTCATCGGTTCAGCGCAGGGGATAAGTCACATCCACAAACCACAGAGATTTATATCACGTTGGACGAGATGATTAGAAGATTGAAATTGGCTGGATATGCTCCAAATGCTGCTTCCCAAGTTTTCTCCGGTTGTGACAATAGGGAAGGAAACATGGATCATGAACAGGAGGAGATAGAGCAGGCCCTATTCTCTCACAGTGAGAAGCTGGCAGTCTGTTTTGGTCTGATAAGCACAAGACCCGGTTCACCTCTTTATATTTTCAAGAACCTACGTATATGCCAAGACTGTCACTCTGCTATCAAGATAGTTTCTGAAATATACGATCGAGAAATTGTTGTGAGAGACCGCAACCGTTTTCATTGTTTTAAGCAAGGTGGTTGTTCTTGTTCTGATTATTGGTGA
- the LOC122302433 gene encoding pectinesterase 31, whose translation MAAACVITVSQDGNGDYGTVQDAIDAVPLGNTRRTVIRVSPGIYKQPVYVPKTKNFITLAGRNPEDTVLTWHNTASQIDHHQGSRVIGTGTFGCGSTIVEGEDFIAENITFENSSPQGSGQAVAIRVTADRSAFYNCRFLGWQDTLYLHHGKQYLKDCYIEGSVDFIFGNSTALLEHCHIHCKSAGFVTAQSRKSSQETTGYVFLRCVITGNGGTPYACLGRPWGPFGRVVFAYTYMDACIKHVGWDNWGKAENERSACFYEYRCFGPGSNPSKRVTWARELVDEEAEQFIMHHFIDPDPERPWLAQKMALRIPYSA comes from the exons atGGCTGCGGCATGTGTAATAACGGTGTCACAGGATGGGAACGGGGACTATGGCACGGTGCAGGATGCAATAGACGCGGTTCCACTCGGCAATACGCGTCGGACGGTGATTCGCGTCTCGCCGGGCATCTACAAGCAGCCGGTGTACGTGCCGAAGACCAAGAACTTCATCACCCTCGCTGGTCGCAACCCCGAGGATACCGTGCTCACCTGGCACAACACCGCCTCCCAAATCGACCACCACCAG GGCTCTCGGGTGATCGGGACTGGAACGTTTGGTTGTGGAAGCACTATTGTGGAAGGGGAGGATTTCATTGCTGAGAATATTACTTTTGAAAACTCTTCTCCTCAG GGTTCTGGCCAAGCTGTGGCAATTAGAGTAACAGCCGATCGATCCGCGTTCTATAATTGCAGATTTCTTGGGTGGCAG GATACTTTGTACCTGCATCatggaaaacaatatttaaaagatTGCTATATTGAAGGAAGTGTGGATTTCATTTTTGGCAATAGCACTGCACTCTTGGAGCATTGTCATATCCACTGCAAATCTGCAGGATTCGTAACTGCACAAAGCAGAAAATCCTCTCAGGAGACAACTGGTTATGTTTTCTTAAG ATGTGTTATCACTGGCAATGGAGGGACTCCGTATGCATGTCTTGGACGACCATGGGGTCCTTTTGGAAGGGTGGTCTTTGCATACACATATATGGATGCATGTATCAAACATGTAGGGTGGGACAACTGGGGCAAAGCGGAGAATGAGAGAAGTGCTTGCTTTTATGAATACAG GTGTTTTGGGCCGGGGAGTAACCCTTCAAAACGGGTCACATGGGCTAGAGAATTGGTAGATGAAGAAGCAGAACAATTCATCATGCATCATTTCATTGATCCGGATCCAGAAAGACCTTGGCTTGCCCAGAAAATGGCCTTGAGGATTCCATATTCTGCTTAG